Proteins found in one Planctomycetota bacterium genomic segment:
- a CDS encoding LacI family DNA-binding transcriptional regulator → MALTIYDVAKEAGYSHTAVSATLNGRGDKAGIGQVAQRKIIEVASRLGYRRNALASALFGGENRVLGVMISEPDKQWVGQIVRGALAAASDRDYLLKIVSSADTPRPVEGILDVFLEQRISGVFLADFEPGYKIPELVASDAGRRRLRLVNCNSDLLIPGRHINPDDEDGTRQAVHHLVELGHKRIGYIGPRPIGEGRATVRWRGYHATMTQHGLEASEELEHFVGWVPNRGDSIKAEWLANGAKRMPTAVLCANDQIAARVIRQCRRNGLEVPADVSVIGFSDELLGRYVDPPLTSINQRFVDVGRRAINLLIDELEADVALLAEAARDGEAGAKKKPKPRDVTIDVSEQILMPVRLIVRESTAAPRS, encoded by the coding sequence ATGGCCTTGACGATCTACGACGTTGCGAAGGAGGCGGGTTATTCGCATACAGCGGTGTCCGCCACCTTGAACGGGCGGGGTGACAAAGCCGGCATCGGTCAGGTCGCACAGCGCAAGATTATCGAGGTCGCTAGCCGGCTCGGCTATCGCCGTAACGCGTTGGCCAGTGCTTTGTTCGGCGGAGAGAACCGCGTCCTGGGCGTGATGATCAGCGAGCCGGACAAGCAGTGGGTCGGCCAAATCGTCCGAGGAGCACTGGCCGCGGCGAGCGATCGCGACTACCTGCTGAAGATCGTCAGCTCCGCCGACACGCCAAGACCGGTCGAAGGCATCCTGGACGTCTTTCTGGAACAACGCATCTCGGGCGTCTTCCTCGCAGATTTCGAGCCGGGTTACAAGATCCCCGAGCTCGTCGCCAGCGATGCGGGTCGGCGTCGCCTCAGGCTCGTCAACTGCAACAGCGACCTGCTCATTCCCGGCCGGCACATCAACCCCGACGACGAAGACGGAACTCGCCAGGCCGTCCACCATCTCGTCGAGCTGGGCCACAAAAGAATCGGCTACATCGGCCCACGACCCATCGGCGAGGGGCGTGCGACCGTCCGCTGGCGCGGCTATCACGCGACGATGACCCAGCATGGGCTCGAGGCTTCCGAAGAGCTGGAGCACTTCGTCGGTTGGGTGCCCAATCGTGGCGATTCCATCAAGGCCGAGTGGCTGGCGAACGGCGCGAAGCGCATGCCGACGGCCGTGCTGTGCGCGAACGATCAGATCGCCGCACGCGTGATTCGCCAGTGTCGTCGCAACGGGCTGGAGGTGCCTGCGGACGTCTCGGTCATCGGTTTCTCCGACGAGTTGCTTGGCAGATACGTCGACCCGCCGCTCACGAGCATCAACCAGCGATTCGTCGACGTCGGTCGACGTGCGATCAACCTGCTGATCGACGAGCTGGAGGCCGACGTCGCACTGCTGGCCGAAGCGGCGCGTGACGGCGAAGCGGGTGCGAAGAAGAAGCCCAAGCCGCGCGACGTGACCATAGACGTGAGCGAGCAGATTCTGATGCCCGTTCGCCTCATCGTGCGCGAGTCGACAGCAGCACCACGTTCGTGA